One genomic region from Equus asinus isolate D_3611 breed Donkey chromosome 10, EquAss-T2T_v2, whole genome shotgun sequence encodes:
- the LOC106846888 gene encoding olfactory receptor 1f45-like, whose translation MEGANLTWVSEFLLLGLSEDPKQQQLLFILFLSVYLVTGLGNLLIVLVITSDIQLHTPMYFFLANLAFVDICFTSTTIPKMLANHVSGHKGIPSAGCLTQIFFFIWFAGIDSFLLTAMAYDRYAAICHPLHYATSVTPQLCGHLVAASWTAAFGNALTHTVLLTRLSFCSHNRVPHFFCDLSPLLKLACSDIFLNNAMVYTVGALSVIAPFVGILVSYTHIFAAVLRIPSTRGKRKAFSTCGSHLCVVSLFYGTLIGVYFNPTSSHTAQKDTAAAVMYSVVTPMLNPFIYSLRNNDMKSALGALISKRPVFMQ comes from the coding sequence ATGGAAGGGGCAAACCTCACCTGGGTCTCTGAGTTCCTGCTCCTGGGCCTCTCAGAGGACCCCAAACAACAGCAGCTTCTGTTTATACTCTTCCTGAGCGTGTACCTGGTCACAGGGCTGGGGAACCTGCTCATCGTCCTGGTCATCACCAGCGACATCCAactccacactcccatgtacttcttcctggcCAACCTGGCCTTCGTGGACATTTGcttcacctccaccaccatcccCAAGATGCTGGCCAACCACGTGTCAGGACACAAAGGGATCCCTTCTGCAGGCTGCCTGACCCAGATCTTCTTCTTCATCTGGTTTGCTGGCATCGACAGCTTCCTGCTGACTGCCATGGCCTACGATCGCTATGCAGCCATATGTCACCCTCTGCACTATGCCACATCTGTAACACCGCAGCTCTGTGGCCACCTGGTGGCGGCATCCTGGACTGCAGCCTTCGGGAATGCCTTGACTCACACAGTATTACTGACCCGCCTCTCATTCTGCTCCCACAACCGGGTCCCCCATTTCTTCTGTGACCTCAGCCCTCTGCTGAAGCTGGCCTGCTCCGACATCTTTCTCAACAATGCAATGGTGTACACTGTGGGTGCCCTTTCTGTCATCGCCCCCTTCGTGGGCATCTTGGTCTCCTACACACACATCTTTGCCGCTGTGCTGAGGATCCCATCCACGAGAGGCAAGCGGAAGGCTTTCTCCACCTGTGGCTCTCATCTCTGTGTGGTGTCTCTGTTCTACGGGACGCTCATTGGGGTTTATTTCAACCCCACGTCCTCCCACACGGCCCAGAAGGACACAGCTGCTGCGGTCATGTACAGTGTGGTCACtcccatgctgaaccccttcatctacagcCTACGCAACAACGACATGAAGAGCGCCTTGGGGGCCCTCATCAGCAAGAGGCCAGTTTTTATGCAGTGA
- the LOC106846889 gene encoding LOW QUALITY PROTEIN: small nuclear ribonucleoprotein E (The sequence of the model RefSeq protein was modified relative to this genomic sequence to represent the inferred CDS: inserted 4 bases in 4 codons) has protein sequence MALAEDEAERVLSGSLGAVGEAHWPFTQSLVQRGLGGRQGGCSPRPYSRHVAKPGSKPDIEKHLRQVRVVFVSSHCGQGQDAQQVXAQPIILVFRHLRERSXIQVWLHEQVNVQMXALDVGSEEYTNLVLDDAEDSHSKTKSGKPLGRIXLKGDALTLLQSVSSGKCSMK, from the exons ATGGCGCTGGCTGAGGATGAGGCAGAGCGTGTGCTGAGCGGGTCCCttggggcggtgggggaggcCCACTGGCCCTTCACTCAGAGCCTTGTGCAGCGCGGCCTCGGAGGCCGCCAGGGAGGCTGCTCGCCACGGCCCTACAGCCGGCACGTGGCAAAGCCAGGATCTAAACCCGA cATTGAAAAACATCTCAGGCAGGTTAGGGTGGTCTTCGTGAGCTCCCACTGTGGTCAGGGCCAAGACGCGCAGCAGG ACGCACAGCCCATCATCCTCGTCTTCAGACACTTGCGGGAGAGAT TGATTCAGGTGTGGCTTCATGAGCAAGTGAATGTGCAGA TGGCGCTGGACGTTGGTTCTGAGGAGTATACGAACCTTGTGTTAGATGATGCAGAAGACAGTCATTCTAAAACCAAGTCAGGAAAACCACTCGGTCGAA TGCTAAAAGGAGATGCTCTTACTTTGCTCCAAAGCGTCTCCAGTGGGAAATGCTCGATGAAGTGA